In the Dermochelys coriacea isolate rDerCor1 chromosome 23, rDerCor1.pri.v4, whole genome shotgun sequence genome, TcccaccagatttcagagtagcagccatgttagtctgtatccgcaaaaagaaaaggagtacttgtggcaccttagagcacatttatttgagtataaactTTTGTGACTTAAACCTGGTTCCAACAGCAAATGGTTGTTGATAGTGAACAGCTCGGTTTAGAGCCAAGGATTGAGGATACACTTTTTAAGCTAACACACCACTGCCCTCCAATGGTCACTAAGCCTCTTTACAAGGAGACTAGAAATTATGCCTGTCAGATTACGTTCCAGAGATTCAGGACTCTGGTTTCATTTGCCAGCAGTGAAATTTCTACCAATTTCTCCAGAACCAATTAACTATCCTCCTTCAAAATGATCCTCTCTCAGTGCAAACACACACGATTCgttgtttatatttttgaatCTGAAACTccttcggggggggaggggagaaacaaaatTTGTTCCCAATGTATGCAAGCGACATCCATAAATTTGCAATTCTTATGCAGAAATTAATAGCATCTGAATTATGATAGCACCTAAAAGTGACAGATCCATGCCCCATTGCTCCAGGTGCAGCAtagacagagtgagagacagtccctgctcccaaagagcttgcaatctgaaTTGGTGCTTTTCAACTTTGTCCAGGCCATGACCCTCTTCAACATACAAGGATCCCTCTTCCGTCACATGTAGCAACATGGTAAGGAGAGGGTTGTGATCCCCTCACAGAACaagggaatctcaaataggagcagagaggttattttatctctgtatttggccctggtgTGACTGCTGtgggaatcctgtgtccagttccggtgcccacaattcaggaaagagGCTGATACATTGGAGGGGCCAGAGAAGAGACACAAGCATTGTTAAAGGAGTggaaagcatgccttatagtgatagactccaggagctcaatctgtttaatttatcaaagagaaggtgaaggggtaaCTTGATCCCAGGGTATAAGTACCTAAAGAGGGAACATTTTGATGCCAGAGGGTCtgcaatctagcagacaaaggtccaGCAAGATCccgtggctggaaactgaagctagacaaattcagactggaattaaGGTGCAAAATTTTTAACAGTTGGGTGATTAACGCCTGGAAGAACCTAGCACGGGTCACGGGTGGAGTCCCCATTActggaaacatttaaaacaagattggatgtttttgtaaaagataGACTCCAATCCAATCATAGCTATTGGACCTGAAACTGGAATTTATGCCAGGATGGCCTATGACCAATGGTATACAGGAGGCAAGACTAAACCATCACAGTGGTGCTGTCTGGCTTTATAATCCGTGAAATGCCTTGGAGAAGGTGATATTTCTGGGACACTAAATGACTAGGGAACTGAGGCTGCGATTTGCCTGGTTCTAATCCCAGGGTCGCTCCAGTGGGCCAGGGTCTGGGCTCAGGATTAGAACTTGAATCCCTCAGTTCCCAGTCTCCTGGCCTGTTCTCCCAGGAGCTCCCAAGAGTCTGCTGTCAGCCTTGACTGGCCGCCAGCTGGCTCCTTAACTCATCCCCTTCTGTCCTAAGCACATCAGAGCAGCCGGTGCTCTCCCATCCCATACAAAGGGGGAGATGTTTGGAATGAGGGGGCTGGTGCTCTGCATTCCCCCCCTTTTAAGGGGAGGATATAATTAGTTCCTTTAACAATATTTATCCAGGAGGGTTGTTTGGGCCTTAACACATTACTCTGATCAGTGGCCTAGCTGAATTTGACAAGGCAGATCACTGCACACACAAAGCCCTAGGTCCTCGCTGGGCTGGCAAGAATGATACTGATTATACAAAGCTAATACCAGTGGGACAAGTCAAATATCCTGCCTGGTGTTTTAGGAGTTCACAGTAAGCAAACCCCTGGGTATTTTAGAAGGGAAATATCACCCGACATTCACTGCCCactgctggggtgtgtgggtaCTACTGCCCTCTGATGGCTAGAATCAGAACTTCCAGCTAATGGGAATTTCTTTTATAGATCCAGGCCTAGGCTTTCGGAGGAGGGGGTTCTAGGTTCCATTCCCACTGCCACCACTATAGCagagttcaaaagggagctagatagatacATGGAagatagctattgatggacctactagccaggatgggcaggaatggtccctagcctgtttgccaaaAGCTAGGACTGGGTGACAAGGCACAGATCacttgataacctgtctgttcattccctttggggcacctgccattggccactggcaggggacaggatattgggcttgatggacctttggtctgacccagtatggccattcttatgaaattTGAGTGACCACATTGTGCAGCACTGGATGATCACAGATGGGGCTGAGGAGGTGGCAAAGAGCAGCGGCCCTATTTTAAGCATAGAAGTTCATCAGGTTTTGTGTCCTGACCCCCCACCAGGCACCGGCTCCTCCTAAACAGGATGTTCTTTATTAGGGGCCTCCTGCTCAACACAGATCCTAAGGCAGAGTGGAAAGGAACTGGTTAGATGGATGGTCTGTTGGGATGCAGAGGGATAAGTGCTGACTTCCCAACAGCACTGTACATTTCCTTTTGACAAGGctgtttattaataataaatacctgGCTGTTGATTAGCATTGTCACCCAGGCTCAAAGTGCTCTGCTAACAACAAAGCCGGGCCAACCCCCTCTGTAGGGGAGGCACTTTTTATCCTCATCTTACAAAGGGCCCTAGGGAGGGGATGCAAATTGCTGATGGACGCAGCCTGAGTCAGGGGCCAGCTCAGGACTAGAAATCAGAAAATCCACTCTGTGGTTCCCTGCTCAACCTGTaccccccatgcccctcccagagcagggaccagaacccaggagtcctgcctccccaTCTCCTGCTCTAATCCGTAGTCAATATCCTCAGAGCAGGTAATAGAACCGTTAGCATCCTGAGTcctggccccccccccactctaaccactagcccacaTTGCTTCCCTGTAAGATACAGAGATATTAAAAGCTttgcaaacaagaaaaaaaaaaaaaaacacccccagcAAACTCCACTTGTCCTTTTTAAGCAGAGGGGACTGCATGTCCTCAAAGGTCCATCTGCCTATGCTATCCCAGAGAAAATAAAGCAGTCCTGACACACCAGCACTGTAATCCCACTTAAGGTGGCTAAAACAGGGCTTTCGCTCTGCCACACTGTCTCCACATTTAATGTAAACTTGTCAAGTGCAATCAAGTCAGCACTGCAGGGTAATCTGCTCAGAGCCCTTAGCACCTGCACTGTGGTGATTTGACAGATGTACCAAGAGATGGAAGGTTCCCTCCATGCCCCAGCTGAAAGGGAGTAAGTGGGAGCAGTGAGGTTGGAAATGTACAAGACACAGGTCAGAGCCTGCAGCAGAAATCTTGGGCCTGAATGGATGTTACCTTGCAGTTATTTACCCTACTGCAAAGTGAATGAAAAACACTTATAGCAGAATGtgagcattttacatccactttgccaaggaacagaatccaggcctGGATTGTGCTTGGCTTGCTGCTTCCGGGGAGAAGACAGTAggtccagactcctgggttctctctctcactctgccaTGGACACTCATCTCTCTAGCCCCCTCTTTAAAACCAGGGACTGTAATACAGATCTACCTCCCAGGCACACTGCCAGTCATAAACTCATTATCTATTTCAAGTATCTCTTCTCTTACAAATGCTAAATAAAGCTATAGATGTTCCAACTTTTTACTGGTACATTATTTTACCCTTGCTATGTTTTCTATTCAACTTATGATGCTTTCAGATACAGACCCACCCACGACGGTAATTTTGCAGTTGAGTTTTCCGAGACATTAAGCAAGTGAGCACTGAATGGCAGCAGCGATCCAAAACTGCAAGTGGGAGGAAAGTGCTTTTTTAATGGTGTCTTATGGAATCAGATGCTAAGATTCCCAAGCAAATCCTACAGAGGACAGAATGCCTATGCAAAAAGTAGGTCAGTGCAAAACAACCACCAGGAACCCAACCTAAAGAAAGCCTTTCCCTCTATGTATATCGCAAGAGACATGCTGCTCTTTTCTAAAGGGCAGTATGTGTTAAAGACAAAGAGACACTGCTCCATTCAGAACAGATCCTCTTGGAAAACAAGTACGAAATATCCAGTTGGGTGGCTGAGGGCATTTCAAGAAAGAACAGATGGGAAATTGAAGACCCTTCACCAGCAGAGATGAGCTGGAAATGTGCAGTGGCCCCGATTCGGATCTTGGCTATGCCATTGTAGTActgcagtaactccactgaagtcactgttgtgtacagctgagagcagaatttgagtGAGTTTCAGTGAGTTTAAGTAGGGCCCAGTTGTGTGCCCTCAGTGTTCTCTGGGGCAGGAATAGCATGCAGTAAAATTAAGGGCTTGTCAGTACTTGAAATGCAACAGCAGAACAACTGTAGCACAGGAGGGGGTCTCCTATCAGCATAGGTAATTCCCCCTACTATCCGACCCCCACAGCAAAAGACAGTCAGGCCTGCATGGAACAGGACCGCTGAAATAGTAGGTGTTTTAGAATTGCAGTGTACTTTTAATCATCATCTTCTCAAAGGGCTGTTAAAACAAAGGCTTATCATCTATCAGAGTTCAATAACCCCTGCACTTACCGGTTAGATAGTACCCTTCAAACTGATGAGCCCAAAGCATTTCAGAAATATTACCTAACCGGCACAAATATGTCACCCTCAGAGTTACCAGTGAGGAGATAGACAGCTTTGCTGTGCCAAAGGTCATGGCAAGTCAGCCCAAGAAcgcaggagtcctgagtccctgCCTTCTGTATCCCACTGCATGAAGTGAACACTACAacaggaaaagggaagggggaggatctTTCCTCTGTATCCTGAAGCCAAATTGCAGGATATAGTGTCACATCAAGTAACTGGATATGCTGTCGCTTAGCTGGAGCAGGGACCTGGGATTCCAGATTCCTGGGTTTTATTTatggttctgccactggcttgctgtgaTTTTGGCCCAGTCACTTACAAcagttttaagttttgttttccCACATCTTCAAAAAGGATCCAACACTCCTTTCCCCTCAAGGCTTTGAAAGGCTTAAATAATGCTCCCAGAAGGGCTCGGAGATCCTTAAAGGAGCTACACAATTTTGGACATTATATCAGCACAAGGTAAGTTGCTTTGATTTATTGAAGAGGAGTACACATCTATCCTAGTATGACAGCAAATACAAGATTAAGGAAACAAAAAGGTTAttgttcaacatttatttttttttttttgttcccacCACAGGGTGAAGAAACCTGAAAGTTACAAAGGTCCAAGTCACATTTCACGAGACAGATGGAAATAAGAAAACAAGTTTAAATACCATGCCCATTCTaaatacaaaggaaaaagaaatcaaataatgaaaaatataatgTAGAGTGATCTTTTGCAGATATATTTTTACAAACCGAAGACCAAAAGCTCCTTACGTTATGCCTAAATCTACTTAAGTTTTGTGTATAAAACCagatatttcaaaaatgtttcccccttgttttatattttttttgcaattctgaaaaaaaagtttacaaaaacaaaaaaatccaagtcTTGTaaatttctcaatttttttttgcttgtacaTTATGAACAAACGGATTCAACTCTCCTGATCGCTTACATCTTACTAAGATAGGTTTATAACATCTCCCCGTGTCCTAGCCACTACAAACaggagtaggaaaaaaaaaaacaaacctagagTCTACTCTAATACACTGAGAGAGCAGATATCGGCTGCCAATGAGTTAAGCCCGCTCGCCGCGGATACGACGCGCCAGCTGGATGTCTTTTGGCATGATGGTGACTCTTTTGGCGTGGATTGCACACAAGTTGGTGTCTTCAAAGAGACCCACGAGATAAGCCTCACTGGCTTCCTACCAAGGAAAAACCACAACAGAAGTAACAGCTCTATTTGTTTCGCAACAGTCTCTTCAGGAGGCATCCAAATGTTCCCATTGTACCGAGGGCCAGATTTTTCCTACTGCTCTGTGACGTTTATTTGGCCATTTATTCTGATGTCTAAAGGGGGGCTGAGCGCTCTTGAAAAACTGACCCTACATGCTTAGCACCTACCCAGCTGCACGTGCCTCAAGGGCTTCCCAAGCGTCAGCTGAACCCCATTTGACAGGTGAGGAAACCAATTCAGAGATCCCAAATTCGTGCCCCACTCATCTACACTAGCAAGCAGCACAGTCTCAAATGTGGCAGTTCTTTCTAACGCTATGTGCTCAACACCCCCACGCCAGCGGCTTTGAGACATGGATGCTTTCCCCTGCCACGAGTGAGTAGAATGACAGAGAAGCTGAGCACTACAGCAGCCACTGATGGCAGTGTCTCTCCTctgcctgtaaaaaaaaaaaaccaaacacacacacacacccccacacacacacacacccccaccaggATGCAGTTGCCTCTCGGGGCGAAAGCAGTAATCTGTGGACATCAACAGTGAATTTAGATTCTACATTCTGAAGCCAGAGGCTCTGAGCAGCACAGGTATGTTCTGCAAGTCAGTCTCTAGATGAGAACGTGCCTCCATCTCTAGTTTCTACAGATTTGATGAGTGCAAAGCAGGTCGGGCTCACTCTTTGGAAGGTACTTCCCCACTGTCTGGGGGCAAGTTAGACAAGTTTCCTTCTGTCTCCCCGGTGGGGAAGAGAGACAAAGTCGCCTACCTGCAGGGCTCCGATGGCCGCGCTCTGGAACCGCAGATCTGTCTTGAAGTCCTGAGCAATTTCACGGACCAGACGTTGGAAAGGGAGCTTGCGAATCAACAGCTCGGTGGATTTCTGGTACCGCCGGATCTCTCGAAGGGCCACAGTGCCAGGCCTGGAAGAGATTTCAATGACATAACCTGAAGGGTTCCGAATTTAGCCCCCATGATCCCAACCATGCTCAGACATCAGAGTCCCAAGGACTGCAGACAGAACTCCCTTCTCCTCTGTAAGTGTCTCAgctgcacgcgcacacacacacacagtgcataaAAGAAGCTTGCCCTGCCACAGTCTCTGGGGACGAAGAGGACTCCATTGTTGTTAAGCTGGCCTATTTCACTGCTGTCAATTTCACAAACTTTCCCTGTTACAAAATAAAGTGAAGTATTTAAAGGGAATCAACAAAAGTTGACAGCCCCTAATATTAGGCCACTGGTAGAtctaagctttttttctttttaagtagctTTTTAAGTACTTTAGCAGCTCCTTCCAAAACAAGGACTGGAACAATGATGAAATCTCAACTGCTTGGCAGGAGCCCTATCAAACATGGGTTG is a window encoding:
- the LOC119847089 gene encoding histone H3.3A, producing MARTKQTARKSTGGKAPRKQLATKAARKSAPSTGGVKKPHRYRPGTVALREIRRYQKSTELLIRKLPFQRLVREIAQDFKTDLRFQSAAIGALQEASEAYLVGLFEDTNLCAIHAKRVTIMPKDIQLARRIRGERA